Within the Balaenoptera acutorostrata chromosome 10, mBalAcu1.1, whole genome shotgun sequence genome, the region TCTTCCCATATGCTGTCCCTCTTTTACTGCCGCTACACAAGGGCCCAAAGAGTGAGTCCTCTCCTTGCCCGCTGCCTCTTCTGCTAAGCTGGCCACCATAGGCCAGAAGTGGACTGACCATGGTGTTTACCTACAAAGCATTACAGGGACTCCGAAGAGCTAAGAGATGTGGGCTCCATTCCCATGTCATTCGCTTACAGGTCGGTTGGGGAGTGAGAAGAAACATCTAGAAAGAGAAGAGTTTATGTTAATGCAAGTAAGCAATCAGGCCAGTGgacttaaaagagaaaagagaagacattGTGTGTTTGGTGGACAGGAAGTCCTCTCCACTGAGGGGGCCTGGAAGTGGGCTGGATTCGTGTCGGAGAAGAGGAAGGCGGTTGGCATCCCGGTCTTGGCATATAACCACAAAAGCTGGGCAATGTTATAAGGTGCTGTTAGGGGTCTACCAGCTACCTggactgacaaaaacaaaaacgaactACAGTGACATCATTGGCACCTTGAAAGAAGTCAGAAATGTGGTCTTATGCTTTTTCGAGAGTATGGCCATAATAAAAAAATCTCTTCTAGGTCCTTCCTAACGTCCCTCCCTCTACGTTTACAGGTTCCGCTTCTGGACAGACAgtgtgttttttaatatatatatataaatttatttattttattttatttatttttggctgcattgggtctttgttgctgcgcatgggctttctctagttgcggccagtgggggctactctttgttgcagtgtgcgggcttctcattgcggtggtttctcttctttgtggagcacgggctctaggcacgtgggcttcagtagttgcagcacgcgggctccagtagttgcagcacgcgagctcagtagttgtggctcatgggctctagagcacaggctcagaagctgtggctcacagacttagttgctccgtggcatgtgggatcttcccggaccagagctcgaacccgtgtcccctgcattggcaggcagattcttaaccactgcaccaccagggaagtcctggacagATGGTTTTAACTCAAGCCTCCATTTTATAAACTCAAAAATTGTTCAACTTGTCCATCACTTGTAATTGAAAACCAAGAGCATGAGACCACATTTGTGACTTCCTTCAATGTCTTTTCAAAACTACACACTTCTGCATCCCATCAGGATTACATGACTTCCCAGTCTGTCCAACTCCAtgcccacccacctcccacctctcctctccttgCTCTCCTTCTTCTCTGTTAGGATGCACTGCTCTAGACCCTGACCTTTGAGCTACAGTTGCTGTAACTAGCTTAACCTCCTTCCATCCTGCAGCCAGATTACTTGAACTACTAGCGGATATTTTACCTGATTTGCCACCACAACTCTTGAATCATGTTATTACCTCCCCATTTTAActgtgagaaaatggaggcagaggGAGGTTAGTGACTGCCCAGCTTTACCCAGATACTAAGTAATAGCACCATGACTTGACTCTAAATTCTATACTATAATAATATCTTAATAATCAATTAGAAACTAATTGAAAATTGCCAACCATTTATAATAGGAATTTTAAaccaaatatatttagaaattaacatacaaaagtataaaaactttctaggaaaaaaaggaaaactttattaAAGTACATAAATGAAGACCTTAAGAAGTGaagagatgggcttccctggtggcgcagtggttgagaatctgcctgccaatgcaggggacacgggttcgagccctggtctgggaagatcccacatgccgcggagcagctgggcccgtgagccacaactactgagcctgcgcgtctggagcctgtgctccgcaacaagagaggccacgacagtgagaggcctgcgcaccgcgatgaagagtggcccccgctcgccgcaactagagaaagccctcgcacagaaacgaagacccaacacagccataaataaataaataaataataaaacattaaaaaaaaaaaaaaaaagaagtgaagagacATACCATATTCATGGATGAGGCATCCTAACATAATGAAGAAGTCAGTTTCCCCCCATAGCTCTAACCAAAATCATAGCAGAGTTTGGGGAgaacttgacaagctgattctataATGTACATGATAATAAAGTCCATAAGAATCTTAGACAATTTTGATAAAGAAGAGCAAAATGTGGTTTTCTGGGAGGTGAGgtggcaaagaaatggaaactagccctaccaaatattaaaacacaaaaaaagcCATAATAATTTAAACATGATTAAGTGGACACAGGAACTGACAAACCAATTGAACTGAATAATCCAGAGACAAATCCATGCATATGGGGGAATCTGGCATAAAATTCCTGGgaataaatcacatttttttttttttataagaatcACTGGTGGGCACTAAGGAggcttggtttcttttttattttattttattttatttatttattttattttatttatggctgtgttgggtcttcgtttctgtgcgagggctttctctagttgtggcaagtgggggccttcatcgcagtgcgcaggcctctcactatcgtggcctctcttgttgcagagcacaggctccagatgcgcaggctcagtaattgtggctcacaggcctagttgctccgcggcatgtgggatcttcccagaccagggttcgaacccgtgtcccctgcattggcaggcagattctcaaccactgcgccaccagggaagccctaaatcaaATATTTGATACATGGCATTAAAATCAATTTAGtgtttggagaaaaagaaagttgtAAACATACTCATACCATATGGAAAAACTCCAGATCAATAAAGATCTAACTGTGAAAGGAGAACAATAACCCTAATAGAAGAAAGCACAGTGAAATATCATATATGGCCAGATATAAGGCAAAGCTTTTTCACCTTAAATTATTCATCAGAAAAGAGAGAATTACCTTCTATATAAACCCTtaagttttttcctttccaagTTATGGCCACTCTCTCAAAGCTGTTTGGAGAAGATACATTATCCTAAAATGATTTCAATTAATAAATAcatgaggaacctccatactgttttccacagtggctgcaccaatttacattcctaccaatatTGCATAAGTATTCaccaacagtatggaggttcctcaaaaaattaaaaatggaactattatatgatctagcaattccacttctgggtatttacccaaagaaaacaaaaacactaactcaaaaagatacatgcactccattttcactgaagcattatttactatATTTCTATAGTATAATAATATCTCTataaatatggaaacaatctaattaTCCATCAATGCATAAAGAAATcatggtgtatacatacaatggaatattattcagccataaaaaagaatgaaatcttgccatttgcaaaaacatggatggacctggagggcattatgggaagtgaaataagtcagagaaagaaaaatactgtataatctctcttatatgtggaatctaaaacaaacaaacaaacggggacttccctggtggtgcagcggttaagaatccgcctgccagcgcaggggacactggtctaagtcctggtccgggaagatcccacatgccgtggagcagctaagcctgtgcgccacaactactgagcctgtgctctagagcctgcgagccacaactactgagcccctgtgccacaactactgagcccatatgcaacaactactgaagcccgcgtgcctagatcctgtgctccacaacaagagaagccaccacagtgagaagcccacgcacctcaacaaagagtagcccccactcgctgcaactagagaaagcccgcgtgcagcaatgaagacccaatgccgccaaaaataaataaataaatttataaacaaacaaacaagcaaacacaaacGAAAAACAACCAAgcttatagaaacagagaacagaacaGTTTCATGGTTGCCAGAGACTGccagggaggggtgggcaggtaggagaaatgaacaaactgtttttggtgggttttttagtttaaataaatgggtttattttttaaataaatcaaagaatttAGAAGCTATTAGCATAATCACAAATAAATACAcgagaattagaataaaaattgttttatgaaaTGTGAAAAGTGGAAACAGCAATATGcctacattaaaatattatgttataaaatatgtgattttaaatttGTGAGTTAGTAACTAAATAAAGATAGTTAGCAGACATTTGACTATTTGCCTAAAACTTCTGTATACCAGaactttaaattttgaaattggtcagaaatcttttaaaatattctcattgAGAAAATGGAGACTCACCTTATCACTTTATGTTCCAGCAAAAATTGTAACGTTACTGCCTTGGGGTTCGAAAGGATTTCTTAAGGTTAGGAAAACACAAACCATATGGGTTTTGACTGTCAAAATGAAATCATTCTATTTGGGGAAAGAACCGTATACAAATTTAACTGATGAGCAGCAAAGTGGAAGAAGGCACTTGCAGTATTTATACCGACATAGGATtgctatataaaatatttcagaaacccCCGTACACTCACAAGAAAAAGCCATATTTAAGACAGATAAAAGATATGAATCAGCAATTCACAGAGAGATAAACCTATAAGACGATGTCCAGCCTCACTAGCAAAGGAGAGAAAGGCAAGTTAAGTCCATTCtcacatctgcatctttattcctgtcctgcccctatggggagggggaagggtaagctgggatgacatgagagagtggcatggacttatatatactaccaaatgtaaaatagatagctagtgggaagcagctgcatagcacagggagatcagcttggtgctttgtgaccacctagaggggtgggatagggagggtgggagggagacgcaagagggaggaaatatagggatatatgtatatgtatagctgattcactttgttataaagcagaagctaacacaccattgtaaagcaattatactccaataaagatgtaaaaaaataaaaattttaaaaattaaaaaaaaatttttaaattaaaaaaaaaaacaaaacgtgaGACCACTTGACACCCACTGTATCGCCAACATTTGAAAGTCAAATAATTTCAAGTGTTAGTGACAATAAAGGAAAGTGAGAACTaccttgctctgttggtgggaatgtaaactgtttATGATCCCTGAATCATTGAAATTACAAAGTagttgtatgaaaaaaaaaaaactaacacatAAACCAAGGCAGCATAGCGCTGAGAGCAAGGTCTGGGTTGAGTGTGCCAAGTCTTGGAATTCCGAGTTCAGTCAAGGTCAGTCAGGGCTGGAATATTAGGAACAGATTCATGGAAGAGgaggcactatttttttttttttactaaagggGGGACACCAGACGAGAGAGGGTCTGGAAGGCTTCTTGAGTATTATAAGTGACAGTATTATAGAATGCTTGATAGAGAGCATCTAACCTAAgcccatcattttacagatgaggagtttgaggcccagagagggggtgtgacttgtctaaggtcacacagaataataaaagcagttttgagatttccctggtggtccagtggttaggactccacgctttcactgctgaacaCCTGGGtttaatcccttgttggggaaataagatcccacaagctatgcagggcaaccaataaataaataaataaatgaaagcagtTTTAAGGCTTGACTGGCAGGAAGCTTCTGGATAAGTtggaaaatggagagagagaaatcaggaaGAACTAGAAAGCAATGAGACATGTAGAATggtaaagtgaaaagaaaagaaaaacatctcaaAGGGAGAACATACAATACTTGAAGGTAGATTCAAAGTAGTTTCCAGAAAAGAAGTTAATGATGCTGCTAAATTCCCCAGTGAAAATCCTTGCTAAGTTACTGAGCACCTTTTCTACATGCCAAACGCTGTTCTAAGCATTCTACAAGATGTTAAtttatttaagcctcacaacaaccGTATTAAGGTGGGCACCATTGTTATCATCATCCTTTTACAGAAAATGGTACCaagacacagaaaggttaagtaacttgtccaagggcacacagctaaaCTTTGACAGTCACGATTGAATTCCCAGCGGTTTGGCTCTGGACTCCACACTCTTAACCAGTACATATGCTGCTCTTAGAAATGAGATGGTTCAAGGAGATGCCAATTCCTGGGAAGAAGTGGATATTTTCCCTTACATTAGATTCTGATACAATGCAAAGAACAGACTCTTGCACCGATACCAAAATAATTTCACTCTTCACCTTAATGCCGCCCCCTCCTCCAAAGCAACTCCCAAACACcaagaaaagcaagaaacaaaGCACATGCAAAGGAAATTACCACTAGTAGACatgtgccccctgcccccaccatccACCCAAGACAGcatcatcacagttctccttgGACGGTCCACTCAGGCCAACGAACAGATCGTCTGAAAGGACACATGAATTCTGGGCCCTTCCAGGCTGTTCACGCTTTGTTTCAAGAACTTTGGATTATACTGTTTTCACAAAACCGGAATGACTGAGTTAGAATAGCATCTGAAGGCTTATTTTTCCATTATGAGCTCTTGTTTTCTCAGCTATGATGTAGGTTGAAGGCAGTTATATATTCCTCAAGGCAGCCTATACTAGGCATAAACATTTTCACAAATGGTAAATTGCAAAAAAATATCGAAAAAAACCCGCAAGCAGCTTCCTCCACCATTTTGTGAGCAGATTATCAGAAAGTGGCTCTGCCTTCATTGCTTACATATTTTGCACAAACTGATAGGAGTAAAAGCCATCGTGCTGTACTGAGACCAGGAAACAGGAATCAGCTGAGGAATTAGGGgttttcccatttctctctctaaCGAGGGCAGACGTGTCAGGTTAAGGCTTGTTGAATTTGACATGACAACTTACTCAAGTTAAAATATCCAGAAATAAATATCATGAGGGAAAAAAGAAGCCACACTGATATTAAGAAATGAGATTTATTGCCTTCACATGGCAGTGATGTGGTCGTGATAGGAAAGCCACTCTGGGTTCCCCTGGATGCAAAAGCCCAGGGACAGCAGAGACCCCAGCTGAGaaacctgtacacacacacacacacatcccctggGGGGAGTCCCAGGGCCTCCTGCTCTGAGAAGGAGAGATCCTGGGTAGGATGTGAGAAACTTGAACACCTCTTGCTTGGATGGCTGCAGCTGTCGGCCTCAGACTGGTCAGGAAGAGTCAgtctgaggagagagaaggatggaGGAAAGCCATCAGGGGGATCCTCCTCGTCCCCAAAGGCCCTTTCCAGCCTGCAACACACCCTATAGAAGTTGatctctccttctctccaaaTCATCTCCAAGCACCCTTCCTCCAGCCCCCCACATCGCTCCTCTCCCACGCAAAGCCATTCTCATGACCTAGAACTGGGTGTGTGTATTTGGGACCTCAACCAGGAGGATGTCCCACGGTGCCCGACACAGGCCTCCCCGCCAAGGGCCTGAGGACCACTGTATGCGCTCCCCAGGCCACAGGTCGGTCCCGGCACACCCACACATGCCCTCTACAGATGCCCTGACATACCACCTGAGCAAGGTTTTCGGAAGTAGATGATGAGGACTAAGCCAACAATGATGCCCAGCACACCCAGGCCAAAGGCTACACCGCACAGCACGTTCTCCAGAAGATCGGAGGGCAGCGCATTCTGGGGCACTAGAGAGAAAGGGAAGCCGGTCAGCCCAGAGACCTGGTTGGGGAGCCCCAGGGTAAAGACACGGGTGTCTGGGATGAcaagggagaaactgaggcatggaagaTTGAGGTCAGCTCAGAGTGAGAACAGACTAAACAAGGGCCCAGTGGAGAAAGAAGTCCTCCTGTGGGTCTACCCCCTTCTGCCCCCCAAAGGAACTAGGCTTCCACGGAGAAGGGTCTCACCCCAAAAGGCGATTGCTGTGTAGCTGTCAATCTCATGAGTCACGATGCAGGAGAAAATATCAGAGGGTGCTGGTGTGAAGTTTAAGTAAGAAAAGGCCTGGAAGGTGAGTCCATCGACGGCTGAGACAAAAGTGGGCCTGGCTCCTTCCACAGGGGCCGAATGATGCTGCCAGCTCACAGTCAGTGTGGGTGGGAAGAGGTTACTGACGAAACAGACCAGCGTGTTGGGCTTGCCAAACTCCAGGGGCTTCAGAGTGAACACCTCAGCGATGGGGAGCCCTGTGGGGGTACTGAGGTGAGGGAAAGAAGCAACTAACTTAGATGGGACCCCCGTGTGTGGAGAGGATGTGGCATATGGAGGCGACACAAGGCGGGGGGAGCTGGGGCTCTGAGGGAGGTCTTAGTCTAGGCAAGAACCAGGCCTGGACCAGAGCCAGGCCACTCTGGAACCTCCACCCTGACTTCCTGCAGCACTTCCTGTCTGGACCTCACACCAGCATCTGATCACACGCTGTCTTCTCATTAAAATGCAGGCACATTTTAATTAGGACTTcgggatgaacagatacacactactatatataagatcaataatcaacaaggacctac harbors:
- the LOC103009822 gene encoding HLA class II histocompatibility antigen, DM alpha chain isoform X1 is translated as MDHELSQGAALLRLLPLLGLLPQSWTAPEAPTPGWRDELQNHTFLRTMYCQKGSPNVGLSETYDEDQLFSFDFSQNIRVPRLPEFADWAHKSRDTYNIFFDKAFCRAVIEEIGPELEGQIPVSRGLPIAEVFTLKPLEFGKPNTLVCFVSNLFPPTLTVSWQHHSAPVEGARPTFVSAVDGLTFQAFSYLNFTPAPSDIFSCIVTHEIDSYTAIAFWVPQNALPSDLLENVLCGVAFGLGVLGIIVGLVLIIYFRKPCSGD
- the LOC103009822 gene encoding HLA class II histocompatibility antigen, DM alpha chain isoform X2 — protein: MDHELSQGAALLRLLPLLGLLPQSWTAPEAPTPGWRDELQNHTFLRTMYCQKGSPNVGLSETYDEDQLFSFDFSQNIRVPRLPEFADWAHKSRDTYNIFFDKAFCRAVIEEIGPELEGQIPVSRGLPIAEVFTLKPLEFGKPNTLVCFVSNLFPPTLTVSWQHHSAPVEGARPTFVSAVDGLTFQAFSYLNFTPAPSDIFSCIVTHEIDSYTAIAFWVPQNALPSDLLENVLCGVAFGLGVLGIIVGLVLIIYFRKPCSD